A portion of the Sulfuriferula sp. AH1 genome contains these proteins:
- a CDS encoding protein YgfX gives MPSVSLGRIINVQQPLKVSIRPSRYLLAAVMAAHGLAIPALWAAALASDWQIGGSVALVASAVYYFLQLRRVPVSAIEADETGYRLLHQGRWADAALQQAVITAPLTVIQFRLTSGARVAIPLLVDSMVADDYRHLRVWLRWVRYGGEDA, from the coding sequence CTGCCATCAGTATCGCTGGGGCGAATAATTAACGTCCAGCAGCCGCTCAAGGTATCCATCCGGCCATCCCGCTATTTGCTGGCAGCCGTCATGGCAGCCCATGGACTGGCGATCCCGGCGCTCTGGGCAGCGGCACTGGCGTCTGACTGGCAAATCGGCGGTAGCGTTGCATTAGTAGCCAGCGCCGTTTATTATTTTCTGCAACTGCGTCGCGTGCCCGTTTCCGCCATCGAAGCCGATGAAACCGGATATCGCCTGCTGCATCAAGGGCGATGGGCGGATGCTGCTTTGCAGCAAGCCGTTATCACTGCGCCATTGACTGTCATTCAATTCAGGCTGACTTCCGGGGCGCGGGTTGCCATTCCGTTGTTGGTGGACAGTATGGTTGCGGATGATTATCGGCATTTGCGGGTGTGGTTGCGGTGGGTGCGGTATGGCGGCGAAGATGCCTGA
- a CDS encoding lipoate--protein ligase family protein, whose product MKPVEHHGVTLPDKRPTADAWVKARWIDLGECDPTDYHATYAGVAEAMQAGDDPVVVWGMPAAHFCLGQHQSVAAELIADPHVPVIRRPLGGGGVWVDRHQACIVLIAPRDFFPSRTDGWYAHALEPMLQVYREMGWAASLVQQDVWLNGKKLAGSGAATLGAAGVVGTSFLLKFPAAEFTRLIAAPSEGFRQWLSEVLQDAITSWSDHAPMPDLAWLSLVYRRAAAGIFGWRWEQALLRDDERAARDEYRAELIPENDTPKKLVPHGIKVNAQSYLTEQHFDGRWVRVLTEGQTISRIALSHVPQLPERSLADSAITQAAVSQILQDYLPAEIVSLWAQRILATAYFADKS is encoded by the coding sequence ATGAAACCAGTCGAGCATCATGGCGTCACCCTGCCGGATAAGCGGCCAACTGCCGATGCGTGGGTCAAGGCGCGTTGGATAGATCTGGGCGAGTGTGACCCGACGGATTATCATGCCACTTATGCCGGGGTAGCGGAGGCAATGCAGGCAGGGGATGATCCTGTTGTCGTTTGGGGCATGCCCGCCGCACATTTCTGTCTGGGTCAGCACCAGTCCGTAGCGGCCGAACTTATTGCCGATCCTCACGTGCCCGTCATCCGGCGCCCTTTGGGCGGTGGCGGAGTCTGGGTGGACAGGCATCAGGCGTGCATAGTGCTGATCGCGCCACGCGATTTTTTCCCTTCGCGTACCGACGGCTGGTACGCCCATGCCCTCGAGCCGATGCTGCAAGTCTATCGCGAGATGGGCTGGGCGGCATCGCTGGTGCAGCAGGATGTCTGGCTCAATGGCAAGAAGCTGGCTGGCAGCGGCGCAGCGACCCTGGGCGCGGCGGGCGTAGTCGGCACAAGTTTTTTATTGAAATTCCCGGCGGCCGAGTTTACCCGGCTCATCGCAGCGCCATCAGAAGGCTTTCGGCAATGGTTAAGCGAAGTGTTGCAGGACGCCATCACCAGCTGGTCGGATCACGCCCCCATGCCCGATCTGGCATGGCTGTCATTGGTCTATCGGCGCGCCGCCGCTGGCATATTCGGCTGGCGCTGGGAGCAGGCGCTATTGCGCGACGATGAAAGAGCCGCACGTGACGAATACCGGGCCGAGCTGATACCCGAGAACGACACGCCGAAGAAACTGGTGCCCCATGGCATCAAGGTGAATGCGCAGAGTTACCTCACCGAGCAGCATTTCGATGGCCGCTGGGTGCGGGTACTCACCGAAGGTCAGACGATTTCACGCATCGCGCTATCCCATGTCCCGCAGCTACCCGAGCGCAGCCTGGCAGACAGCGCGATAACGCAAGCGGCGGTAAGCCAGATATTACAGGACTACCTTCCCGCCGAAATCGTATCCCTATGGGCGCAGCGCATACTCGCTACAGCTTATTTTGCTGACAAATCCTGA
- a CDS encoding inner membrane protein YpjD, translating into MSIAWLYPLVSLLYALVGWHFWRTRWHGATMTAPWEPFMLLLPLSAHIWLLSVTAITSAGIQLGIGNVLSMIAGLTALIYWLSSFHSRMEALNAPLAALAAIAVLAPLVLPANHLLANTEMLAFRLHLLIALLAYSLFTIAALHATLMSIVEKRLHHVSNTDISMNLPPLLTLESLLFRLLSLGFTLLTLTLITGVLFSEEIFHKPAEFNHKTVFAILSWLIYAILLGGRRLRGWRGKVAVRWTWVGFAMLLLAYIGSRFVLETLLHRYPV; encoded by the coding sequence ATGAGTATCGCCTGGCTTTATCCTCTTGTTAGTTTGCTGTATGCGCTGGTCGGATGGCATTTCTGGCGCACGCGCTGGCATGGTGCCACGATGACGGCGCCATGGGAACCGTTTATGCTGTTATTGCCGCTGTCAGCCCATATCTGGCTGCTGAGCGTAACGGCTATTACCAGTGCGGGTATCCAGCTCGGCATAGGGAACGTGCTGTCGATGATCGCCGGATTGACGGCACTGATCTATTGGCTGAGCAGTTTCCATTCGCGCATGGAGGCCCTGAATGCCCCGCTGGCAGCGTTGGCGGCTATTGCCGTATTGGCACCGCTGGTTCTGCCGGCCAACCATTTGCTGGCCAATACGGAAATGCTCGCCTTTCGCCTGCATTTGCTGATCGCATTGCTGGCATACAGCTTGTTCACCATCGCGGCATTGCACGCCACGCTGATGTCGATCGTGGAAAAACGTCTGCACCACGTCAGCAACACCGATATTTCGATGAATCTGCCCCCCTTGCTCACCCTGGAAAGCCTGCTGTTTCGCCTGCTTAGCCTGGGTTTTACCTTGCTGACGCTGACGCTGATAACCGGCGTGCTGTTTTCGGAGGAGATTTTTCATAAGCCCGCGGAGTTCAATCACAAAACCGTATTTGCCATATTGTCCTGGCTCATTTACGCGATTCTGCTCGGTGGACGCAGATTACGCGGCTGGCGCGGCAAGGTCGCGGTACGCTGGACATGGGTAGGTTTTGCCATGCTGCTGCTGGCTTACATAGGCAGCCGTTTCGTATTGGAAACCCTATTGCACCGCTATCCCGTATAA
- the ffh gene encoding signal recognition particle protein, producing the protein MLENLTTRLSSVMKNLRGQARLTEANIQDALREVRMALLEADVALPVVKDFINDVKQKALGVEVLQSLTPGQALIGVVHDELTQLMGSAHVGINLATTPPAIILMAGLQGSGKTTSSGKLAKLLKEQMKKKVLLVSCDVYRPAAIEQLKTLASQLDVDFFPSSGEQKPLDIALAARDYARKHFHDVLIVDTAGRLGIDEAMMDEIRALHTALNPVETLFVVDAMQGQDAINTARAFNDTLPLTGVILTKLDGDSRGGAALSVRHITGKPIKFVGVGEKLTGLEPFHPERMASRVLGMGDVLSLIEDAQRNVDQAEAARFADKIKKGKNFDLEDFKAQIQQMRKMGGISALMDKLPGAAGAAIPAGADEKAVNRIEGIINAMTPQERTKPEILKASRKRRIAAGAGVSVQEVNRLLKQFEQAQKMMKMMSKGGLAKMMRGMKGMMPGM; encoded by the coding sequence ATGCTAGAGAACTTAACCACGCGCCTTTCTTCCGTCATGAAAAACCTGCGCGGCCAGGCGCGCTTGACGGAAGCCAACATTCAGGACGCCCTGCGTGAAGTGCGTATGGCATTACTGGAAGCCGACGTCGCGCTCCCTGTCGTCAAGGACTTCATCAACGATGTCAAACAAAAAGCGCTGGGCGTCGAAGTGCTGCAAAGCCTCACGCCCGGACAAGCCCTGATCGGCGTAGTGCACGACGAACTCACGCAGCTGATGGGGTCGGCGCATGTCGGCATCAATCTGGCCACTACTCCGCCGGCCATTATCCTGATGGCCGGTTTGCAAGGCTCCGGCAAAACCACCAGCAGCGGCAAGCTCGCCAAACTGCTCAAGGAGCAGATGAAGAAGAAAGTGCTGTTAGTCAGCTGCGACGTGTACCGTCCGGCCGCTATCGAACAGCTCAAGACACTGGCCAGCCAGCTCGACGTCGACTTCTTTCCATCCAGCGGCGAGCAGAAGCCGCTGGATATCGCATTGGCCGCGCGGGATTACGCCAGGAAGCATTTCCATGACGTGCTGATCGTCGATACCGCCGGTCGCCTGGGTATCGATGAAGCGATGATGGATGAAATCCGCGCGTTGCATACAGCCCTCAACCCGGTCGAAACCCTGTTCGTCGTCGATGCGATGCAGGGACAGGACGCCATCAACACCGCGCGTGCCTTTAACGACACCTTGCCGCTGACCGGCGTCATCCTCACCAAACTGGACGGTGATTCACGCGGCGGCGCGGCATTATCGGTACGCCATATCACCGGCAAACCGATCAAATTCGTCGGCGTCGGCGAAAAGCTCACCGGACTGGAACCCTTCCACCCCGAACGCATGGCGTCGCGCGTGCTCGGCATGGGCGACGTGCTCTCGCTGATCGAAGATGCGCAACGCAATGTCGATCAGGCTGAAGCCGCCCGCTTTGCCGACAAGATCAAAAAAGGCAAAAATTTCGACCTGGAAGATTTCAAGGCGCAAATCCAGCAGATGCGCAAGATGGGCGGCATTTCCGCACTGATGGACAAACTGCCTGGCGCCGCCGGCGCTGCCATCCCTGCCGGTGCTGACGAAAAGGCCGTCAACCGCATCGAAGGCATCATCAATGCGATGACCCCGCAGGAACGTACCAAGCCCGAGATCCTCAAGGCCTCGCGCAAGCGCCGCATCGCTGCCGGCGCCGGCGTTTCGGTACAGGAAGTAAACCGCTTGCTGAAACAGTTCGAGCAGGCGCAGAAGATGATGAAGATGATGTCGAAAGGCGGACTGGCGAAAATGATGCGCGGCATGAAGGGCATGATGCCGGGGATGTAA
- a CDS encoding DUF4936 family protein, producing the protein MLHYYIYYRVHSDDPETEQLIRGMQVRLGCRSGQYGNLVKRRDDPLTWMEIYEHVSDSATFEQQLARAVAEFDVEMFINGSRVTECFSGELAPTAHCRA; encoded by the coding sequence ATGCTGCACTATTACATTTATTATCGCGTCCATTCCGACGACCCCGAAACCGAGCAGCTGATCCGCGGCATGCAGGTGCGGCTAGGCTGCCGCAGCGGCCAATACGGCAATCTGGTAAAACGCCGCGATGATCCGCTGACCTGGATGGAAATTTACGAACATGTCAGCGACAGCGCAACATTCGAGCAACAGCTGGCACGGGCCGTTGCCGAATTCGACGTGGAGATGTTCATTAACGGCAGCAGAGTGACCGAATGTTTTAGCGGCGAGCTGGCGCCCACAGCTCACTGCCGTGCGTGA
- the queF gene encoding NADPH-dependent 7-cyano-7-deazaguanine reductase QueF (Catalyzes the NADPH-dependent reduction of 7-cyano-7-deazaguanine (preQ0) to 7-aminomethyl-7-deazaguanine (preQ1) in queuosine biosynthesis), whose protein sequence is MTDASLTGTVLGKPACYQTEYDPGLLFPIPRQNKRDEICLGGALPFMGADIWNGYELSWLNMRGKPQIAIATFVVPADSPNIIESKSFKLYLNSFNQTHLQSHEELLARLRADLSQAAGAPVQVRLILPEDFAGLSMGELEGELLDRLDIGVDSYTPNPELLTAQADAETVEQKLVSHLLKSNCLVTGQPDWASVQIHYVGAPIDEAGLLRYLIGFRTHNEFHEQCVERIFVDILRMCKPIKLSVYARYTRRGGLDINPWRTNFSTGGMPPNLRHARQ, encoded by the coding sequence ATGACCGATGCTTCCTTGACCGGCACGGTATTGGGCAAGCCGGCTTGCTACCAGACCGAGTACGATCCGGGATTGCTATTCCCCATCCCGCGCCAAAACAAGCGCGATGAGATCTGTCTGGGCGGTGCATTGCCGTTCATGGGTGCGGATATCTGGAATGGCTACGAGCTGTCGTGGCTTAATATGCGCGGCAAGCCGCAAATCGCGATTGCCACTTTTGTCGTGCCTGCGGATTCACCGAATATCATCGAATCCAAGTCCTTCAAGCTGTATCTGAATTCGTTTAATCAGACGCATCTGCAAAGTCATGAAGAACTGCTGGCCCGTTTGCGTGCTGATTTAAGTCAGGCGGCGGGCGCGCCGGTGCAGGTGCGGCTGATTTTGCCGGAAGACTTTGCCGGTCTGTCCATGGGCGAGCTGGAGGGTGAATTGCTGGATCGTCTGGATATAGGCGTCGATAGCTATACCCCGAATCCCGAATTGCTGACGGCGCAAGCCGATGCGGAAACAGTGGAGCAGAAACTGGTATCGCATCTGCTGAAATCGAATTGCCTGGTGACCGGCCAGCCGGACTGGGCCAGCGTACAGATCCATTATGTCGGTGCGCCGATTGATGAGGCCGGGTTGTTGCGTTATCTGATCGGCTTCCGTACCCACAATGAGTTTCATGAGCAATGTGTTGAGCGTATCTTTGTCGATATCCTGCGCATGTGCAAGCCAATTAAATTGTCGGTGTACGCACGCTATACCCGCCGTGGCGGCCTGGATATCAATCCGTGGCGGACCAATTTCAGTACCGGCGGCATGCCACCGAATCTGCGTCACGCACGGCAGTGA
- a CDS encoding folate-binding protein YgfZ, with product MAQSLTEILATQAVYADLSDTGLIAFQGDDTTAFLQGQLTNDARQLSQRRVQYSGFCSPKGRLLGNFLLWQHAGSTYLQLAAELQPVLQKRLSMYILRSRVKARDAREEWLRVGIAGHNAAGVVKTLTGCALDADMQTAEAGQMSVIRLASERYQLIAPAADRDGLLAELTQHASVIDMNQWQWLEIRAGIPTIVAATQEQFVPQMVNFDLTNSVNFQKGCYTGQEIVARTQYLGKLKRRMYLVHSDATMAAGDEIYSPEMEGQAMGMVVNAQPAPAGGWDALAVLQISSVASGQPLHLQSLEGALLTLQDLPYAVS from the coding sequence ATGGCACAATCTCTGACTGAAATATTAGCGACCCAGGCGGTATATGCCGATCTCTCCGATACCGGATTAATCGCTTTTCAGGGTGATGATACCACTGCCTTTTTGCAGGGGCAGCTGACCAATGATGCCCGCCAATTGTCCCAACGACGGGTGCAATATAGCGGATTCTGTTCGCCCAAAGGGCGCCTGCTGGGCAACTTCCTTCTGTGGCAGCATGCTGGCAGCACTTATTTGCAGTTGGCGGCCGAACTGCAGCCGGTGCTGCAAAAACGCCTGTCCATGTACATTTTGCGCTCCAGGGTTAAAGCACGCGATGCTCGCGAGGAATGGCTGCGTGTCGGTATCGCCGGACACAATGCTGCGGGAGTGGTGAAGACACTGACCGGATGTGCACTTGACGCCGACATGCAGACGGCTGAAGCTGGGCAGATGAGCGTTATTCGCCTGGCGAGCGAGCGTTACCAGCTCATTGCGCCGGCTGCGGACCGGGACGGTTTATTGGCGGAGCTCACGCAACATGCCAGCGTTATCGATATGAATCAGTGGCAATGGCTGGAAATCCGGGCAGGAATCCCGACTATCGTAGCGGCGACGCAAGAACAGTTCGTGCCGCAAATGGTGAATTTCGATTTGACCAATAGCGTGAATTTCCAGAAAGGCTGCTATACCGGGCAGGAGATCGTCGCCCGTACCCAATATCTGGGCAAGCTGAAGCGCCGCATGTATCTGGTGCACAGCGACGCAACAATGGCGGCGGGCGATGAGATTTATAGCCCGGAGATGGAAGGGCAGGCCATGGGCATGGTGGTGAATGCTCAACCCGCACCGGCTGGCGGCTGGGATGCGCTGGCAGTGCTGCAGATCAGCAGTGTGGCGAGCGGGCAGCCCCTGCATCTGCAGTCGCTGGAAGGTGCGCTGCTGACTCTGCAGGACTTGCCCTACGCGGTGTCATGA
- the glyA gene encoding serine hydroxymethyltransferase, translating to MFNLQDTIAVTDPDLWKAMEDERGRQEDHIELIASENYTSPAVMEAQGSVLTNKYAEGYPGKRYYGGCEFVDVAEQLAIDRVKQLFGAEYANVQPHSGSQANAAVYLSVLKPGDTILGMSLAHGGHLTHGASVNFSGKLFNAVTYGLHPETEEIDYAEVERLAQEHKPKMIVAGASAYSLVIDWRRFRRIADSIGAYLFVDMAHYAGLVAAGVYPSPVGIADFVTSTTHKTLRGPRGGLILSRAEFEKPLNSTIFPGTQGGPLMHVIAAKAVAFKEAMSDDFKTYQAQVIANARTMATTLQARGLRIVSGRTDSHLFLLDLRAKNITGKDAEAALGHAHITVNKNAIPNDPQKPFVTSGIRIGTPAMTTRGFGAKEAEQLAHLIADVLDAPADDAVIARVATAVQALCKQYPVYG from the coding sequence ATGTTTAATCTCCAAGACACCATCGCCGTTACTGATCCGGATCTATGGAAAGCAATGGAAGACGAGCGCGGTCGCCAGGAAGACCACATCGAGCTGATCGCTTCTGAAAACTACACCAGCCCCGCGGTCATGGAAGCGCAAGGCTCGGTGTTAACCAACAAGTATGCCGAAGGCTATCCCGGCAAACGCTACTACGGCGGCTGTGAATTTGTGGATGTGGCCGAACAATTGGCGATCGATCGCGTCAAACAGTTATTTGGCGCCGAATACGCTAACGTGCAACCTCATTCCGGTTCGCAAGCCAATGCGGCTGTTTATTTGTCCGTACTCAAGCCGGGCGATACCATCCTGGGAATGTCACTGGCCCACGGCGGCCACCTCACTCACGGCGCTTCTGTCAACTTTTCCGGCAAGCTGTTCAACGCTGTAACTTATGGTCTGCATCCTGAAACCGAAGAAATCGACTACGCGGAAGTCGAGCGCCTGGCACAGGAACACAAGCCAAAAATGATCGTTGCGGGCGCATCGGCTTATTCACTGGTCATCGACTGGCGGCGTTTCCGCAGAATCGCGGATAGCATCGGCGCCTATTTATTCGTCGACATGGCGCATTACGCCGGCCTGGTCGCCGCTGGCGTGTACCCTAGTCCGGTCGGCATTGCCGATTTCGTCACCTCCACTACCCACAAGACACTGCGCGGCCCGCGCGGCGGCCTGATCCTGTCTCGCGCCGAATTCGAAAAACCATTGAATTCGACCATCTTCCCGGGTACACAGGGCGGTCCGTTGATGCATGTCATCGCTGCGAAAGCAGTCGCTTTCAAGGAAGCCATGAGCGATGACTTCAAGACGTATCAGGCACAAGTAATCGCCAATGCGCGCACCATGGCAACCACATTGCAGGCGCGTGGTTTGCGTATCGTTTCCGGTCGCACCGATTCACACTTGTTCCTGCTGGACCTGCGCGCTAAAAACATCACCGGCAAGGATGCCGAAGCCGCTCTTGGCCACGCGCACATCACCGTCAACAAGAATGCGATTCCAAACGATCCGCAAAAGCCTTTCGTCACCTCCGGCATCCGTATAGGCACACCGGCCATGACCACCCGCGGCTTCGGCGCCAAAGAGGCGGAGCAACTTGCTCACCTGATCGCCGATGTACTGGATGCACCTGCGGACGACGCTGTCATCGCACGCGTTGCCACGGCGGTGCAGGCCTTGTGCAAACAATATCCTGTTTACGGCTGA
- the nrdR gene encoding transcriptional regulator NrdR: MKCPFCGSFDTHVVDSRVSEVGDSVRRRRRCGACDKRFTTYETVELRLPQVVKTNASREEFSPAKLREGFRRALHKRPVPTEYVDQEIDQIVKHVLSLGEREIPARQIGEMVMHALKRLDKIAYIRFASVYKSFQDVDDFRDVLKDLDK; the protein is encoded by the coding sequence ATGAAATGCCCATTCTGCGGTTCCTTCGACACCCATGTTGTGGATTCACGGGTATCGGAGGTTGGCGACTCGGTACGCCGCCGCCGGCGTTGCGGCGCCTGCGACAAGCGCTTCACCACTTATGAAACGGTGGAACTGCGCTTGCCCCAGGTGGTTAAAACCAATGCCAGTCGCGAAGAGTTTTCCCCGGCGAAATTGCGCGAAGGGTTCCGCCGGGCATTGCACAAGCGCCCGGTCCCTACCGAATATGTCGATCAGGAAATCGATCAGATCGTCAAACATGTACTGTCTCTGGGCGAACGCGAAATACCGGCGCGGCAGATCGGGGAAATGGTCATGCATGCGCTGAAACGTCTGGATAAGATCGCTTATATCCGCTTTGCGTCGGTATACAAGAGCTTTCAGGATGTCGACGACTTCCGCGACGTCCTGAAAGATTTGGACAAATAG
- the ribD gene encoding bifunctional diaminohydroxyphosphoribosylaminopyrimidine deaminase/5-amino-6-(5-phosphoribosylamino)uracil reductase RibD has product MWTADDYTYMAQALRLAERGLYTTSPNPRVGCVIVKDTVVVGEGWHQRAGEPHAEVLALRQAGESARGATAYVTLEPCSHFGRTPPCADALVAAGIAKVIAAMQDPNPQVAGNGLARLAAAGIATSCGLLEQQAQQLNIGFIQRMTRARPWLRIKTASSLDGKIALANGTSKWITGAAARQDAHRLRARSCAILTGIGTVLADNPQLNVRDVDTTRQPLKIIVDSHLRTPADALILRDSPTIIVYTQADTTCQEQLTQAGAELIQVNAHQGQVDLSALMSILAQRGINEVMTEAGAHLNAALIAANLVDEWVMYIAPTLLGDTARGLFALAEPADMTNRRTLSIHDIRQIGTDLRITAHFK; this is encoded by the coding sequence ATGTGGACTGCTGACGATTACACTTATATGGCGCAGGCGCTGCGTCTGGCTGAACGCGGCCTGTATACCACCTCGCCCAACCCGCGGGTCGGCTGCGTCATCGTCAAGGATACTGTCGTCGTCGGCGAAGGCTGGCACCAGCGCGCCGGCGAACCGCATGCCGAAGTACTGGCATTGCGTCAGGCCGGTGAATCAGCCCGCGGTGCAACGGCGTACGTCACGCTGGAGCCGTGCAGTCACTTTGGGCGCACGCCGCCTTGCGCCGATGCACTGGTTGCTGCGGGTATTGCCAAGGTAATTGCCGCGATGCAGGACCCCAATCCGCAAGTTGCAGGCAACGGACTGGCACGCCTTGCCGCTGCCGGCATCGCCACCAGCTGCGGATTACTTGAGCAACAGGCGCAACAGCTCAACATCGGTTTCATTCAACGCATGACCCGCGCACGCCCCTGGCTGCGCATCAAAACCGCCTCTTCGCTCGACGGCAAAATCGCCCTTGCCAACGGCACCAGCAAATGGATCACCGGGGCCGCGGCGAGACAGGATGCACATCGCCTGCGTGCGCGATCCTGCGCGATTCTGACCGGCATAGGCACCGTACTGGCAGACAATCCGCAACTCAACGTACGTGATGTCGATACCACCCGCCAGCCATTGAAAATCATCGTCGATTCGCATTTGCGCACACCGGCAGATGCCCTGATTTTGCGAGACAGCCCCACCATAATTGTTTATACTCAAGCTGACACGACATGTCAGGAACAGCTAACCCAAGCCGGTGCCGAACTGATACAGGTGAACGCCCACCAAGGGCAAGTGGATTTATCGGCACTGATGTCGATACTGGCGCAGCGTGGCATTAATGAAGTGATGACCGAAGCCGGTGCGCATTTGAATGCCGCCCTGATCGCAGCAAATCTGGTGGACGAATGGGTGATGTATATTGCCCCGACTTTGCTGGGCGATACGGCACGCGGGTTGTTCGCACTGGCCGAACCGGCCGACATGACCAACCGACGCACATTAAGCATTCATGACATACGTCAAATCGGTACCGATTTACGCATTACCGCCCATTTTAAATAA